Proteins encoded by one window of Corynebacterium amycolatum:
- the rsmA gene encoding 16S rRNA (adenine(1518)-N(6)/adenine(1519)-N(6))-dimethyltransferase RsmA, with translation MTKAEVSFLGPVEVRDLAAQLDIVPTKKLGQNFVHDANTVRRIVAAADLPEDSYPVEVGPGLGSLTLGLLEHCGRAAAVEIDPRLAERLPQTVAERAEGCELELIEKDALKVSREDFQTSPDALVANFPYNVSVPVLLHMLAELPTIRRVLVMVQSEVADRLAAQPGSKIYGVPSVKAAYYGTVRRAGAIGPHVFWPVPKVDSGLVRIDCYARSDAPENSNAADAPEAPWEISPQFRARLFPLIDAAFAQRRKTLRAALSGIYGSGAAAEEALMAAGIDPKQRGEKLEIADFVRLAEVSRD, from the coding sequence GTGACTAAAGCAGAAGTTTCTTTCCTGGGGCCGGTCGAAGTACGTGACCTGGCGGCGCAGTTGGATATTGTCCCGACGAAGAAATTGGGGCAGAACTTCGTCCACGACGCCAACACCGTGCGTCGAATTGTCGCTGCGGCGGACTTGCCGGAGGATTCCTACCCTGTTGAGGTCGGTCCCGGCTTGGGCTCGCTGACCCTGGGATTGCTCGAACACTGCGGCCGTGCCGCGGCTGTCGAAATCGATCCGCGGTTGGCGGAGCGTTTGCCCCAGACAGTCGCCGAGCGCGCCGAGGGCTGTGAACTCGAGCTCATTGAGAAAGATGCGCTGAAGGTCAGCCGCGAGGACTTTCAGACCTCGCCGGATGCACTGGTGGCTAACTTTCCGTACAACGTTTCGGTACCGGTACTGCTGCACATGCTTGCCGAGCTCCCCACCATCCGCCGCGTGCTCGTGATGGTGCAGTCTGAGGTCGCTGACCGGCTGGCGGCTCAGCCGGGCTCCAAGATTTACGGCGTCCCCAGCGTCAAGGCCGCCTACTACGGCACAGTGCGTCGCGCCGGTGCCATTGGTCCGCACGTCTTTTGGCCGGTCCCGAAGGTTGATTCCGGGCTCGTTCGCATTGACTGCTACGCCCGCTCCGACGCTCCTGAGAACTCCAATGCCGCCGATGCCCCCGAGGCTCCGTGGGAGATTTCGCCGCAATTTCGCGCGCGCCTTTTCCCGCTTATCGACGCTGCTTTTGCGCAACGCCGCAAGACCCTCCGTGCGGCCCTATCGGGGATTTACGGATCTGGTGCCGCAGCCGAAGAAGCGCTTATGGCAGCGGGGATTGACCCCAAGCAGCGAGGAGAGAAGCTCGAAATTGCCGATTTCGTTCGCCTCGCTGAGGTCTCACGAGACTAG
- a CDS encoding AbgT family transporter, with the protein MGQSKTLEPDKAPPKPKGFLATLERIGNALPNPFWLFVILAGVVIVSSWLGEAAGMQAKDPASGDIIEVESLATAEYLQKMVSEAVTNFTDFAPVGLILVCMLGVAIAEYSGYIGSAIRAAISKVHSPVLLTFIVALAGVTGSIASDAVYVILIPLGAASFAAVGRNPIVGAMVAFAASSAGFNSSLVLNITDVLLAGISTHAAHFVDPEYVVSPLANYFFTMASSIVLALIITAVTELFITKHVAKTIHDDHIDHEAAEFTKPGASEEAAEENAKKKEQDTASSSSNSGRDKLVLNDSERHGLRYGNIAAVIFLALWFAALFIPGSPLRGEGDGILNSVLLTDVVVSIALFFAVVGIAYGIGAKTITSSADVPAFMERGLGTLTTMMVLFFAVSQFTAYFKWSNIGQWTAIKGSEFLTKADLPPLLLFAAFVLMVAVLNLLITSGSAQWALMAPVVVPMLMYVNVSPEVSQQLFRIGDSPTNIITPMSPYFALALTFLQKYYKPAGVGTLMSLAIPYSLCMMVGWFLFFVVWYLAGIPLGPGVPVR; encoded by the coding sequence ATGGGACAGTCAAAAACGTTGGAACCGGACAAAGCGCCACCGAAGCCAAAGGGGTTCCTAGCAACACTGGAACGTATCGGCAACGCACTGCCAAATCCATTTTGGCTATTCGTGATTCTTGCCGGTGTAGTCATCGTTTCTTCGTGGCTCGGTGAGGCTGCGGGTATGCAGGCCAAGGATCCCGCGTCGGGTGACATCATCGAGGTGGAAAGCCTTGCTACCGCAGAGTACCTGCAAAAGATGGTTTCTGAGGCGGTAACGAACTTCACGGACTTCGCACCAGTTGGCCTGATTCTGGTGTGCATGCTCGGTGTCGCAATTGCGGAGTACTCCGGTTACATCGGCTCGGCAATCCGCGCGGCAATTTCCAAGGTGCACTCCCCTGTCCTGCTGACATTCATTGTCGCACTGGCCGGCGTGACTGGTTCGATCGCTTCTGATGCCGTCTACGTGATTCTCATTCCGCTGGGTGCCGCCTCATTCGCCGCAGTTGGTCGTAACCCCATTGTCGGTGCGATGGTCGCCTTTGCCGCCTCGTCAGCCGGGTTCAATTCGTCGCTGGTGCTCAACATCACCGATGTGCTGCTGGCGGGTATCTCCACGCATGCGGCGCACTTCGTGGATCCGGAATACGTGGTTTCACCTCTGGCCAACTACTTCTTCACCATGGCTTCGTCCATTGTGCTGGCTCTGATTATTACGGCTGTTACTGAGCTGTTCATCACCAAGCACGTGGCAAAGACCATCCACGACGATCATATTGACCACGAAGCTGCCGAGTTCACTAAGCCGGGCGCTTCGGAGGAGGCTGCTGAGGAAAACGCTAAGAAAAAGGAGCAGGACACCGCGTCTAGCAGCTCCAACAGCGGCCGCGATAAGCTCGTTCTAAACGACTCCGAACGCCATGGCCTGCGCTACGGCAACATCGCCGCTGTTATCTTCCTTGCGCTGTGGTTCGCCGCTCTGTTCATCCCGGGTTCGCCTCTGCGCGGCGAAGGCGACGGCATCTTGAATTCCGTGCTGCTTACCGACGTCGTGGTGTCCATTGCCCTCTTCTTCGCCGTGGTCGGTATTGCGTACGGCATCGGCGCCAAGACCATCACCTCCTCTGCAGATGTGCCCGCCTTCATGGAACGTGGCCTGGGCACACTGACCACAATGATGGTGCTCTTCTTCGCTGTTTCGCAGTTCACGGCCTACTTCAAGTGGTCCAATATCGGCCAGTGGACCGCTATCAAGGGCTCCGAATTCCTGACCAAGGCGGATCTGCCGCCGCTGTTGCTCTTTGCTGCCTTCGTCCTGATGGTGGCTGTTCTCAACCTGCTGATTACCTCGGGCTCCGCACAGTGGGCGTTGATGGCGCCGGTCGTAGTGCCGATGCTGATGTACGTCAACGTCTCCCCGGAGGTCTCCCAGCAGCTATTCCGTATTGGTGACTCCCCGACCAACATCATTACACCGATGTCGCCGTACTTTGCGCTGGCACTGACCTTCCTGCAGAAGTACTACAAGCCTGCGGGGGTCGGCACGCTGATGTCGCTGGCTATCCCGTACTCGCTGTGCATGATGGTGGGCTGGTTCCTATTCTTTGTCGTGTGGTACCTCGCGGGCATTCCGCTGGGGCCAGGGGTTCCGGTGCGTTAA
- a CDS encoding resuscitation-promoting factor yields the protein MSAAKKRHLNRANDGVSTSSKIAAGGLVAAVALGGTVAASNYDTITVEIDGKVEQIATWSKDDKAILEKAGVETTGGDLVQRQGDLTDGGKLVYRSAKPVTMIVDGKPQEHKTNAITTDELIEGLKKQGLISDKDKVEVEKGEISAKGVELDVVRAKNIVLHDDAKDIDLTVPAMTVGDVLAQRGIELREDDTVEPGLDAPVTEGMRIALSRLIDKTITETEEIPAHENIIEDDSMFEDERIVEQEGEPGQVERQVKVTSRDGEELGREVLEEKELKAPGISTIRQGTKSRIAAPAAGYGVWDQLAQCESGGDWAIDTGNGFSGGLQFTDSTWAAYGGTEYAPRASQASREQQIAVAERVQAGQGWGAWPACTASMGLR from the coding sequence GTGAGTGCTGCGAAGAAGCGTCATCTCAATCGTGCTAACGACGGAGTCTCCACTTCGTCCAAGATCGCTGCTGGCGGTCTGGTCGCTGCTGTTGCTCTGGGTGGCACTGTCGCAGCATCCAACTACGACACCATCACCGTCGAAATTGACGGCAAGGTCGAGCAAATTGCAACCTGGTCCAAGGATGACAAGGCCATTTTGGAGAAGGCTGGTGTCGAAACCACCGGCGGAGACCTGGTTCAGCGTCAGGGCGACCTCACGGACGGCGGCAAGCTGGTCTACCGCTCTGCCAAGCCGGTCACGATGATTGTCGATGGCAAGCCGCAGGAGCACAAGACCAATGCCATCACTACCGATGAGCTGATTGAAGGTCTGAAGAAGCAGGGGCTCATCTCCGATAAGGACAAGGTCGAGGTCGAAAAGGGCGAGATTTCCGCTAAGGGGGTCGAACTCGACGTCGTTCGTGCCAAGAATATTGTGCTTCACGACGATGCCAAGGACATCGACCTGACCGTCCCGGCTATGACCGTCGGTGATGTACTGGCACAGCGTGGCATTGAGCTGCGTGAAGACGACACCGTTGAGCCGGGTCTGGATGCGCCGGTCACTGAAGGCATGCGCATCGCGCTGTCTCGTCTGATTGATAAGACCATCACCGAGACTGAGGAAATTCCAGCTCACGAGAACATCATTGAAGATGATTCGATGTTCGAAGACGAGCGCATCGTTGAGCAGGAGGGTGAGCCGGGCCAGGTAGAACGTCAGGTCAAGGTCACCTCTCGCGACGGCGAAGAGCTCGGACGCGAGGTCCTGGAAGAAAAGGAGCTAAAGGCTCCGGGTATCTCCACTATCCGCCAGGGCACTAAGTCTCGCATCGCAGCTCCGGCCGCTGGCTACGGTGTGTGGGATCAGCTGGCCCAGTGTGAGTCCGGCGGTGACTGGGCTATCGATACCGGTAACGGTTTCTCCGGTGGTCTACAGTTCACCGATTCCACCTGGGCAGCTTACGGCGGTACTGAGTACGCACCGCGCGCATCGCAGGCTTCCCGCGAGCAGCAGATTGCTGTCGCTGAGCGCGTCCAGGCTGGTCAGGGTTGGGGTGCATGGCCCGCTTGTACCGCTTCCATGGGGCTTCGTTAA
- a CDS encoding cation diffusion facilitator family transporter, with translation MDTTEHSGHSHGHGHSHGHDHAHIDPANTPARRLLAAAGLTLVVFLAELIGGLVSGSLALLADAGHMVTDSAGLLMAVAGLAIAQRGANHRATYGYRRVEVLTALVNGLTVFIIAAVILWGAIRRFGSVEQSEIQTMSMLIIAVIGLLTNVIAAFLLAGAAKESVNVRGAYLHVLVDAAGSVAVIISAIAIAYTGWTAIDSVVSIVIALFIVPRAAVLVRDCLHVLLEYTPKGVDTEKITADLSDLDGVVDVHDLHVWSLNGNDLLASVHLVRCDTLPNGDEHALLDRAQALLHDVHGIEHATVQIERTGHADHEYPAHT, from the coding sequence ATGGACACAACTGAACACTCTGGCCACTCACACGGCCACGGTCATTCACACGGCCATGACCACGCTCATATTGACCCCGCGAATACTCCTGCCCGTCGCCTGCTCGCAGCTGCGGGTCTAACTCTTGTCGTATTTCTCGCCGAGCTCATCGGCGGCTTGGTCTCGGGTTCACTGGCGCTGCTGGCAGATGCCGGCCATATGGTGACGGACTCCGCAGGCCTGCTTATGGCAGTTGCCGGTTTGGCTATCGCCCAGCGCGGAGCCAATCACCGCGCGACGTACGGGTACCGTCGTGTTGAGGTTCTGACTGCTCTCGTCAACGGTCTGACAGTTTTCATCATTGCCGCCGTGATTCTCTGGGGCGCAATCCGGCGATTCGGGTCAGTGGAACAATCTGAAATTCAGACCATGTCGATGCTCATCATCGCGGTCATAGGCCTGCTGACCAACGTTATTGCGGCGTTTCTGCTCGCGGGTGCTGCCAAGGAAAGCGTCAACGTCCGCGGCGCATATCTCCATGTGCTTGTCGACGCCGCTGGTTCGGTCGCCGTCATTATCTCCGCTATCGCTATTGCATACACCGGTTGGACTGCCATCGACTCGGTGGTCTCCATCGTGATTGCGCTCTTCATCGTCCCCCGAGCCGCCGTTCTGGTGCGCGACTGTCTCCACGTGTTGCTGGAGTACACCCCGAAGGGCGTCGACACCGAGAAAATTACTGCTGACCTGTCTGACTTGGACGGAGTGGTCGATGTCCACGATCTCCACGTCTGGTCCCTCAACGGCAATGACCTGTTGGCTTCTGTCCATCTCGTGCGCTGCGACACGCTCCCCAACGGCGACGAGCACGCATTGCTCGACCGCGCGCAGGCACTGCTTCACGACGTCCACGGGATTGAACACGCCACGGTGCAGATTGAAAGAACCGGGCACGCTGACCACGAGTACCCGGCTCATACCTAG
- a CDS encoding NUDIX hydrolase — protein MHRDDTPSRAEIGRREPRSLAWTKFWPDDDGWVCNCIVFRGDRLLLLLREYEGFLGGQWDLPGGKLDAGEEPVEAAVRELREEAGLRAAEVSEFAHYSNPDLGGENFRFHTVTFLVREADDTQNVQLSGEHPEFKWVTREQFEELPVAWYVRRVLGNVEWGTINTHHGKSD, from the coding sequence ATGCACCGTGATGACACCCCCAGTAGGGCCGAGATCGGCCGGCGCGAACCGCGCAGCCTGGCTTGGACTAAGTTCTGGCCTGACGACGACGGCTGGGTGTGCAACTGCATAGTTTTCCGAGGTGACCGCTTGCTGCTTCTGCTGCGTGAATACGAGGGCTTCCTCGGGGGCCAGTGGGATTTGCCCGGTGGCAAGCTAGACGCGGGGGAGGAGCCCGTGGAGGCCGCTGTGCGCGAACTGCGTGAAGAGGCCGGCTTGCGCGCAGCGGAGGTCAGCGAATTTGCCCATTATTCCAATCCGGACTTGGGCGGGGAGAATTTCCGCTTCCACACGGTGACCTTTCTAGTACGCGAGGCCGACGACACGCAGAATGTCCAGCTCAGCGGCGAGCATCCGGAATTTAAATGGGTAACCCGAGAGCAGTTCGAGGAGCTGCCGGTGGCTTGGTATGTTCGGCGTGTGCTTGGCAACGTCGAATGGGGCACAATAAATACTCATCATGGCAAATCTGATTAA
- a CDS encoding alpha/beta hydrolase family protein: MPTKHLKFTGSTGETLAASIDLPDGKPRAWALFGHCFTCNRMVPGASRTCKALAKKGIAAFRFDFTGLGQSTGDFGETTFQTNIDDLKAAYEFMEAEFEAPSLLIGHSLGGAAALNAGHDMPKVKAVATIGAPFDPAHSIVRIAGDISTVDEHGTQVLQIEGRGIPISREFLEVLADYNPEVYLSQLRKPLLILHSPTDQTVGIDSAQKIFQVSRYPKSLMSLDRADHLLTRAKSAARAADLIYAWADSYLPEAE, translated from the coding sequence ATGCCAACAAAGCACCTAAAATTCACGGGATCGACAGGCGAGACTCTAGCTGCATCGATTGATCTGCCGGACGGTAAGCCACGCGCGTGGGCGCTATTTGGTCATTGCTTCACGTGTAATCGGATGGTGCCCGGCGCGTCACGCACCTGTAAGGCGCTGGCGAAGAAGGGCATTGCAGCGTTCCGGTTCGACTTCACTGGCCTTGGGCAGTCCACTGGCGATTTCGGCGAGACGACGTTCCAGACCAACATTGATGACCTTAAGGCCGCCTACGAGTTCATGGAGGCAGAATTCGAGGCCCCCTCGCTACTGATTGGGCACTCGCTCGGTGGCGCAGCGGCGCTGAACGCCGGCCACGATATGCCGAAGGTCAAGGCGGTTGCGACAATCGGTGCACCCTTCGATCCGGCACACTCGATTGTGCGCATCGCCGGTGACATTTCGACGGTCGATGAGCACGGCACGCAGGTTCTGCAGATTGAAGGTCGTGGCATTCCGATTTCCCGTGAGTTCCTGGAAGTGTTGGCGGACTACAACCCGGAGGTCTATCTCAGCCAGCTGCGCAAGCCGCTGCTTATTCTGCATTCCCCGACCGACCAGACTGTTGGTATCGATAGCGCCCAGAAGATTTTCCAGGTCTCTCGCTATCCAAAATCCCTGATGAGTTTGGATCGCGCGGACCACTTGCTCACTCGCGCTAAGTCCGCCGCGCGCGCTGCTGACCTGATTTATGCGTGGGCGGATAGCTATCTTCCGGAGGCTGAATAG
- the metG gene encoding methionine--tRNA ligase: MSRIFTAVAWPYANGPRHIGHVAGFGVPSDVFARYQRMIGNDVLMVSGTDEHGTPLLVQAEKEGVSVQELADRYNRQIVQDLAGLGLSYDLFTRTTTRNHYAIVQELFRGLYENGYMVKQTTMGAISPSTGRTLPDRYIEGTCPICGASGARGDQCDNCGNQLDPADLIDPVSKINGETPKFVETEHFLLDLPALAEALTEWLQERKDWRPNVLKFSLNILKDIRPRAMSRDIDWGVPIPLEGWSENGTKKLYVWFDAVVGYLSASIEWAWRIGDPEAWRKWWNDPEALSYYFMGKDNITFHSQIWPAELLGYRGEGSRGGKVGELGELNLPTEVVSSEYLTMSGSKFSSSKGVVIYVKDFLAEFGPDPLRYFIAMAGPENQDTDFTWDEFVRRVNNELANSWGNLVNRTVSMAFKNFGEVPTPGELTDADRELLDLAERSFAEVGDALALSRFRAGITAAMHLVGEANAYIAAQEPWKLAKDESQRERLATVLWTALQVVSDANVLLTPYLPESAQKVFETLGGEGIWAAMPEVQEVQDDMPVEPVGADLPAEGRSYPIITGDYVNQKAAWHRFDIEPGTQLAKPKPVFSKLDSELAEHGPEWAQVK; this comes from the coding sequence ATGTCTCGCATTTTCACAGCAGTTGCGTGGCCGTACGCTAACGGTCCGCGACATATCGGCCATGTTGCAGGTTTCGGAGTCCCCTCGGACGTTTTCGCTCGCTACCAGCGAATGATTGGCAATGACGTGCTGATGGTCTCCGGTACTGATGAGCATGGCACGCCGCTGCTTGTGCAAGCAGAGAAGGAAGGCGTTTCTGTCCAGGAATTGGCCGACCGTTACAACCGCCAGATTGTGCAGGACCTCGCGGGTCTGGGGCTTTCCTACGACCTGTTTACGCGCACTACCACGCGCAACCACTACGCGATTGTCCAGGAGCTCTTCCGCGGGCTCTACGAAAACGGCTACATGGTCAAGCAGACCACGATGGGGGCGATTTCCCCGTCGACCGGGCGCACGCTGCCGGACCGTTACATCGAAGGTACCTGCCCAATTTGTGGCGCTTCCGGTGCCCGTGGCGACCAGTGTGACAACTGCGGTAACCAGCTTGACCCGGCCGATCTGATTGATCCGGTGTCGAAAATCAACGGCGAGACCCCGAAGTTCGTTGAAACTGAGCACTTCTTGCTCGACCTGCCAGCGCTGGCAGAGGCCTTGACCGAATGGCTTCAAGAGCGCAAGGACTGGCGCCCAAATGTGCTGAAATTCTCCCTGAACATCCTGAAGGACATCCGTCCGCGCGCAATGAGCCGCGACATTGACTGGGGTGTTCCGATTCCGCTGGAGGGCTGGTCGGAAAACGGAACCAAGAAACTCTACGTTTGGTTCGACGCTGTCGTCGGTTACCTATCCGCTTCCATCGAGTGGGCCTGGCGCATCGGTGACCCGGAAGCGTGGCGCAAGTGGTGGAATGACCCGGAGGCGCTGTCCTACTACTTCATGGGCAAGGACAACATCACCTTCCACTCCCAGATTTGGCCGGCTGAGCTGCTGGGCTACCGTGGCGAAGGTTCCCGCGGAGGCAAAGTCGGGGAGCTCGGTGAGTTGAACCTGCCGACGGAGGTCGTCTCCTCGGAGTACCTGACCATGTCGGGCTCGAAGTTCTCCTCTTCCAAGGGCGTTGTCATCTATGTGAAGGATTTCCTGGCGGAGTTCGGTCCGGATCCGCTGCGCTACTTCATCGCCATGGCTGGTCCGGAAAACCAGGACACCGACTTCACCTGGGATGAGTTTGTCCGCCGCGTGAATAACGAGCTGGCCAACTCCTGGGGAAACCTGGTCAACCGCACCGTGTCCATGGCTTTCAAGAACTTCGGTGAGGTGCCAACTCCGGGCGAGCTCACCGACGCTGACCGTGAACTGCTCGACCTGGCTGAGCGCTCCTTCGCCGAGGTGGGTGACGCACTTGCGCTATCCCGTTTCCGCGCTGGTATCACTGCCGCAATGCACCTGGTCGGGGAGGCGAACGCCTACATTGCTGCGCAGGAGCCGTGGAAGCTGGCGAAGGACGAGTCCCAGCGTGAGCGTCTCGCCACTGTGTTGTGGACAGCGCTGCAGGTAGTCAGCGACGCCAATGTCCTGCTGACCCCGTACCTGCCGGAAAGCGCGCAGAAGGTCTTCGAGACCCTGGGTGGCGAGGGCATCTGGGCCGCAATGCCAGAAGTCCAGGAAGTCCAGGACGACATGCCGGTCGAACCGGTCGGCGCAGACTTGCCGGCAGAGGGCAGGAGCTACCCAATCATCACTGGTGATTACGTCAATCAGAAGGCCGCCTGGCATCGCTTCGACATTGAGCCGGGTACGCAGCTTGCAAAGCCGAAGCCGGTTTTCTCCAAGCTCGACTCGGAGTTGGCTGAGCACGGCCCTGAGTGGGCACAGGTGAAGTAG
- a CDS encoding ABC-F family ATP-binding cassette domain-containing protein, producing the protein MANLINCENISKSFGLKTLLDGVSLGVQEGDRIGVVGLNGGGKSTLLKILAGVEPADSGRISRANDMAMAHVTQGAELDPNSTVFECVIAPLGLAEHEWAGNASIREVLDGIGINDLGMDTKVANLSGGERRRVNLAAALVRDLDLLILDEPTNHLDIEGVQWLADHVLSRRAALVVVTHDRWFLDTVATKTWEVHDGTVDFYDGGYNDWTFARAERARQADAAEQRRQNLARKELAWLRRGAPARTSKPRYRIEAAEALIADVPAPRDSVELMAFSQRRQGKVVVELEHASLETPDGRELLNDVTWRLAPGERIGLVGVNGSGKTTLLRALAGDYPLSDGKRIEGKTVRLGWLRQELDDLPLDMRVLDAVEDVATYIDLGKKQISASQLAERLGFSPKRQRTPIADLSGGERRRLQLTRVLMSEPNFLLLDEPTNDLDIDTLQELEDLLDNWPGTLVVISHDRYLIERIADSTWALFGDGELTNLPGGISQYLQRRAQLADSAASGGASQANAGSPQTRGAASEEDTSKLSAAEAHAVQKKMSALERKMAKLSQQESELHAQMAEASADVANLDTQKLADLDRRAAEVAEQKAELEMEWLELGEQLEG; encoded by the coding sequence ATGGCAAATCTGATTAATTGCGAGAATATTTCTAAGTCCTTCGGGCTCAAGACTCTGCTCGACGGCGTCAGCCTCGGCGTTCAAGAGGGCGACCGCATCGGCGTTGTCGGTTTGAACGGTGGCGGCAAGTCCACACTGCTGAAGATTCTGGCAGGCGTGGAGCCGGCGGACTCCGGACGTATCTCGCGAGCCAACGACATGGCCATGGCGCATGTCACCCAGGGCGCCGAGCTCGACCCGAATTCCACCGTGTTTGAGTGCGTCATTGCACCGCTGGGACTCGCTGAACACGAGTGGGCGGGTAACGCTTCCATCCGCGAGGTCCTCGATGGCATCGGTATCAATGACCTCGGTATGGATACCAAGGTCGCTAACCTCTCCGGTGGTGAGCGCCGTCGCGTTAACCTGGCGGCCGCACTGGTCCGAGATCTGGATCTGCTCATTCTCGATGAGCCAACGAACCACCTCGATATTGAGGGTGTGCAGTGGTTGGCCGATCATGTCCTTTCGCGCCGGGCAGCCCTGGTCGTCGTCACGCACGATCGTTGGTTCCTGGATACCGTTGCCACGAAGACGTGGGAAGTCCACGACGGCACCGTCGATTTTTACGATGGCGGTTACAACGACTGGACGTTCGCGCGTGCCGAGCGTGCGCGCCAAGCCGATGCCGCCGAGCAGCGTCGCCAGAACCTTGCGCGTAAGGAACTCGCGTGGTTGCGCCGGGGTGCGCCGGCCCGCACCTCGAAGCCTCGCTACCGCATCGAAGCAGCTGAGGCTCTCATCGCCGATGTCCCGGCGCCGCGTGATTCCGTGGAGTTGATGGCGTTTTCGCAGCGTCGACAGGGCAAGGTGGTCGTGGAGCTGGAGCATGCGTCCCTGGAAACGCCCGATGGTAGGGAATTGCTTAACGACGTCACGTGGCGTCTGGCCCCCGGCGAGCGCATTGGCCTGGTCGGTGTCAACGGCTCGGGTAAGACGACTTTGTTGCGCGCATTGGCGGGAGACTACCCCTTAAGCGATGGCAAGCGGATTGAGGGCAAGACGGTGCGCCTGGGTTGGCTGCGACAAGAGCTCGATGATTTGCCGCTGGATATGCGTGTGCTCGACGCTGTGGAGGACGTGGCGACCTACATTGACCTGGGCAAGAAGCAGATTAGCGCCTCGCAACTGGCGGAGCGACTGGGTTTTTCCCCGAAGCGGCAGCGCACCCCAATCGCAGACCTCTCCGGCGGTGAGCGCCGTCGCTTGCAACTCACACGCGTGTTGATGAGTGAGCCGAACTTCCTGCTGCTCGACGAGCCGACGAATGACCTGGATATTGACACGCTGCAGGAATTGGAAGACCTGCTGGACAATTGGCCGGGCACGTTGGTGGTCATCTCGCACGACCGCTACCTGATTGAGCGTATTGCCGACTCGACCTGGGCCCTCTTCGGCGATGGCGAGCTGACGAACTTGCCAGGCGGGATTAGTCAGTACCTCCAGCGTCGCGCACAGCTGGCTGACTCGGCCGCTAGTGGTGGTGCCTCTCAAGCAAATGCCGGTAGTCCGCAGACCCGTGGCGCAGCTTCAGAGGAGGATACCTCGAAGCTCTCGGCTGCGGAAGCTCATGCTGTCCAGAAGAAGATGAGTGCCCTGGAGCGGAAGATGGCGAAGCTCAGCCAGCAAGAAAGTGAACTGCATGCGCAGATGGCGGAAGCGAGTGCTGATGTAGCCAACTTGGACACACAAAAGCTGGCGGACCTCGATCGCCGTGCTGCGGAGGTGGCTGAGCAGAAGGCAGAGCTGGAGATGGAGTGGCTGGAGCTAGGCGAGCAGCTCGAGGGCTAG
- a CDS encoding TatD family hydrolase: MGKRKRKIAEPAEYLTPLFDAHTHLASCGAQTPEEIAALMDRAAAAGVVGVCTVGDGMPETELAFTAAHAHPNVWAAAAIHPTRAHELDDDAKARLTEMAADPRVVAVGETGLDWYWLDSLDGCASKSEQLAALQWHMELAATVGKPLMIHNRDADEDLMAALDGYENTVILHCFSSPIEVAREAIARGYLLSFTGNVTFKRNDYLRQAVAEAPAEQLLVETDAPYMTAEPFRGARNESTFIGHQARAMAAAREIGAEEMAQILTDNARRVYGI; encoded by the coding sequence ATGGGAAAGCGCAAACGCAAAATTGCAGAACCCGCGGAGTATCTCACTCCGCTGTTTGACGCCCACACGCATCTCGCGTCCTGCGGGGCGCAAACTCCGGAGGAGATTGCGGCTCTCATGGACCGTGCCGCCGCAGCGGGCGTCGTCGGAGTTTGCACGGTCGGCGATGGCATGCCGGAAACCGAACTGGCCTTTACCGCCGCACACGCGCACCCCAACGTCTGGGCCGCCGCTGCCATCCATCCGACGCGCGCACACGAGCTTGACGACGACGCCAAGGCCCGTCTGACCGAAATGGCTGCCGACCCCAGGGTTGTGGCCGTGGGCGAGACGGGATTGGATTGGTACTGGTTGGATTCTCTCGACGGCTGCGCGTCGAAGAGCGAACAGCTGGCTGCGTTGCAGTGGCATATGGAGCTCGCAGCAACCGTCGGCAAGCCGTTGATGATTCATAACCGCGACGCCGATGAAGATCTGATGGCGGCGTTGGACGGCTATGAGAACACGGTCATCTTGCACTGCTTCTCCTCGCCCATTGAGGTTGCCCGCGAGGCCATTGCGCGCGGTTACCTGCTGAGTTTTACCGGAAACGTGACCTTCAAACGCAATGATTACCTGCGGCAGGCTGTGGCTGAGGCGCCGGCGGAGCAGCTGCTGGTGGAAACCGATGCCCCCTACATGACCGCGGAGCCGTTCCGAGGTGCGCGCAATGAGTCAACTTTTATCGGTCATCAGGCGCGTGCGATGGCTGCGGCCCGAGAAATCGGGGCGGAGGAGATGGCGCAGATTTTGACGGATAACGCACGTCGGGTGTACGGCATTTAA